The Streptomyces tendae genome has a window encoding:
- a CDS encoding lytic polysaccharide monooxygenase auxiliary activity family 9 protein, producing the protein MSARRKAAVAAAGLAPLALTGLSATPAAAHGSMGDPVSRVSQCYAEGPESPSSEACKAAVAAGGTQALYDWNGVRIGDAGGRHQELIPDGKLCSAGNEAFKGLDLARADWPATSVSSGPYTFKYRVTAPHKGTFTVYVTKPGYDPSQPLAWDDLDLANPVATSTDPASSGGFYTFSGTLPERSGKQLLYAVWQRSDSPEAFYSCSDVTFGGAPAGGGGTGGGAADGGEAPAEADAPKEAPAPAPAASAPSEEQIEAGAEKSTVENHGHGDDDPATTADPVAADAGTGNELKAAGGGQNLAETGGDAGTPYLMIGGAAALAVGSAALFASARRRTATARHGR; encoded by the coding sequence ATGTCCGCACGCCGCAAGGCCGCTGTCGCCGCCGCCGGTCTCGCCCCGCTCGCCCTGACCGGGCTGTCCGCCACGCCGGCGGCCGCCCACGGTTCGATGGGCGACCCGGTCAGCCGGGTCTCCCAGTGCTACGCCGAGGGTCCGGAGAGCCCGTCGTCGGAGGCGTGCAAGGCGGCGGTCGCGGCCGGCGGCACCCAGGCGCTGTACGACTGGAACGGCGTCCGCATCGGTGACGCGGGCGGACGCCACCAGGAGCTGATCCCGGACGGCAAGCTGTGCAGCGCCGGGAACGAAGCGTTCAAGGGGCTCGACCTGGCCCGCGCCGACTGGCCGGCGACGAGCGTGTCCAGCGGCCCGTACACCTTCAAGTACCGGGTGACGGCCCCGCACAAGGGGACCTTCACGGTGTACGTCACCAAGCCCGGCTACGACCCGTCGCAGCCGCTGGCCTGGGACGACCTGGACCTGGCGAACCCGGTGGCGACGTCCACCGACCCGGCCTCGTCGGGCGGCTTCTACACCTTCTCCGGCACCCTGCCCGAGCGCTCCGGCAAGCAGCTGCTGTACGCGGTGTGGCAGCGCTCGGACAGCCCCGAGGCGTTCTACTCCTGCTCCGACGTCACCTTCGGCGGCGCGCCGGCCGGTGGGGGCGGGACCGGCGGCGGCGCGGCGGACGGCGGTGAGGCTCCCGCGGAGGCGGACGCCCCGAAGGAGGCTCCCGCCCCGGCACCGGCGGCCTCCGCCCCGTCCGAGGAGCAGATCGAGGCCGGTGCGGAGAAGTCGACGGTCGAGAACCACGGGCACGGTGACGACGACCCCGCCACCACGGCCGACCCGGTCGCGGCGGACGCCGGCACGGGCAACGAGCTGAAGGCGGCCGGCGGCGGGCAGAACCTGGCGGAGACCGGCGGTGACGCGGGGACGCCGTATCTGATGATCGGCGGGGCCGCGGCGCTGGCGGTCGGCTCGGCCGC